In Leishmania panamensis strain MHOM/PA/94/PSC-1 chromosome 6 sequence, the following proteins share a genomic window:
- a CDS encoding hypothetical protein (TriTrypDB/GeneDB-style sysID: LpmP.06.1130): MSLSRLPLAPRGLRRGSAPALCISSSIGRTVVLRYRYSIDRLCKTTVAQSRATSTLAAPPVVRGAASHSTPSACPLALFRFRLEQLPPQLRREFDVDANQRALRHLRHRTRADTDTDGSSAVPLDLSVTPSTVYPVVWRCTQCQSQWSARPSDRANPQLADVHRCPQCYGGEHLPSDAPDAPAPPHAGVQPGPSSQRPTAPTGVGLLCDVYPLLAAQWDPLRNQLPQSQVLQCVTAVHTSSASKAWWRCPLCCSPWLESVSSRVAQYALALQRHSAHSKPGLPGTTATPGDGPHGATRELVPLCPSCERRGAGALSAITSASPRRFLADDTLLLGEVLLRPHQDPRQISLTSEMTLQWRCHSCQFEYAATVANRFLRHERCPQCSGRSKSLLNLLVVQRPDVVREVSKHISRTRLRYVTVHDDIELSFVCRTCYAPYRMTARARCTVPRGVPACSKCFLTSSQVLTEAQQQHQHGGVKAFSARARRRMRQRALQLSRSNRHKERLAATANELSHRDNALKD, from the coding sequence ATGTCGCTCAGCCGGCTTCCCCTGGCACCCCGTGGCCTGCGCCGCGGTTCTGCCCCAGCGCTGTGCATCTCCAGCAGTATTGGACGCACAGTGGTCTTACGTTACCGCTATTCTATCGACCGCCTGTGCAAAACAACTGTAGCTCAGTCGAGGGCCACCAGTACCTTGGCAGCCCCGCCAGTCGTCcgtggtgctgcatcgcacTCGACACCCTCGGCATGCCCCTTAGCGCTTTTTCGCTTCCGACTGGAGcagctgccaccgcagcttCGACGCGAGTTTGATGTCGATGCGAATCAACGCGCTCTGCGACATCTGCGGCATCGCACACGCGCGGACACGGACACCGACGGGTCTTCCGCAGTCCCGCTCGACCTGTCTGTGACGCCATCTACTGTTTATCCAGTTGTCTGGCGCTGCACGCAGTGCCAGTCGCAGTGGTCCGCCCGACCCTCAGACCGCGCAAACCCCCAACTCGCAGATGTGCACCGCTGCCCGCAGTGCTACGGCGGCGAGCATTTGCCTTCCGATGCACCCGACGCCCCGGCCCCACCACATGCTGGTGTGCAACCAGGACCGTCCTCTCAGCGGCCCACCGCTCCCACCGGTGTCGGCCTCTTGTGTGATGTCTATCCTCTGCTCGCTGCACAGTGGGACCCGCTGCGCAATCAGCTCCCACAAAGTCAAGTGCTACAGTGTGTGACGGCGGTGCACACGTCCTCCGCCTCCAAGGCGTGGTGGCGTTGcccgctctgctgctctccatgGCTCGAATCCGTATCGAGTCGTGTTGCACAGTACGCCCTCGCCTTGCAGCGTCATTCTGCGCATTCGAAGCCAGGCCTACCAGGCACTACTGCCACCCCCGGTGATGGCCCTCACGGGGCCACTCGCGAGCTGGTGCCTCTCTGCCCGTCGTGCGAGCGTCGCGGCGCGGGTGCCCTTAGTGCCATTACATCCGCCAGCCCGCGACGCTTCCTTGCTGACGACACCTTGCTCCTTGGTGAAGTGCTTCTGCGTCCACATCAAGATCCACGGCAAATCTCGCTGACAAGTGAGATGACGCTccagtggcggtgccacaGCTGCCAGTTCGAGTACGCTGCAACGGTTGCGAACCGCTTCCTTCGCCATGAGCGGTGCCCGCAGTGCTCCGGGAGGTCTAAATCGTTGCTCAACTTACTGGTAGTGCAGCGGCCTGACgtggtgagggaggtgaGCAAGCACATCTCACGTACGCGGCTGCGCTACGTCACTGTCCACGACGACATCGAGCTCTCATTTGTGTGCCGCACTTGCTATGCACCGTACCGCATGACAGCGCGCGCCCGCTGCACCGTGCCCCGCGGGGTACCGGCGTGCTCTAAGTGCTTCCTGACGAGCTCACAAGTACTCACCGaagcccagcagcagcaccagcacggGGGTGTAAAGGCGTTCTCGGCCCGCGCACGGCGACGGATGCGGCAGAGAGCACTGCAACTCAGCCGCAGTAACCGCCATAAGGAGCGGCTCGCTGCAACGGCGAATGAGCTCAGCCACCGTGACAACGCCTTGAAGGACTGA